A stretch of DNA from candidate division WOR-3 bacterium:
GATTATCTTGGGCGATGATTACCAGCAGTATTTCCCGGAGGTTGTGCGATTGTACTGATGTTGGTATCGGCAAAGATGTTGGTCTTCAATTGAAGGATAGATGGTTAAGGGCGATTCTTCCCAAGTTGCGAGGAGATTAGCGAAGATTATCGAAAAGAAGCTGGGCGAGGATGTGGTGATATTGGATTTGAGGGAGGCATCACCTTTAGCCGACTTTTTTGTTATTGCTACTGCCAGTTCCACGGTTCATGCCCGCGCAATTGCCGATGGCCTGTGCGATCCTCGTTTGCTTAAAGGATTGAAGATGCCCCATCACATTGAAGGATGGGAAAGTGGTCAGTGGATACTTCTTGACTATTTTGATGTTATCGTGCATATTTTTCTTGCGGAGACAAGAGAATTTTATGGTCTGGAAAGGCTCTGGGGTGATGTCCCCCGCAGAAGAATTAGCCAAGACAAAAAGGAGGTGTGACTTGAACCTCACATCATTGTTGAGGCCTGATAGGATTAACCTTCATCTCGCCAGCCGTAAAAAACCAGATGTGTTAAAGGAAATGGTGATGATGATTCGGTCGGGGGAAAGTGCTGAGATGCTCCTCCAGACTTTGCTCAAAAGGGAGGAGCTTGGTTCTACCGGCATTGGGAAGGGTATCGCCATTCCTCATGGCAGGTCGCTTTTGCTTGACAAACTGGAGATTGCGGTGGGCAGGTCAGACAAAGGGGTGGAGTTTGACGCCGTTGACCGGAAACCGGTTCATTTGCTATTTTTAGTGATGGCGCCGCCACAAGACCCAGGAAACCAGTATCTTATTACTTTGGGGAGAATTGCACTTGTCTGCCAGGAACTGACAAAACGGAAACAACTCTTTACCGCGCAAACCCCGGATGAGTTTATTGAGCAGGTTCGACTCCTTGAGGAGAAGGTAAAATGAACCCAAAGATTGAGACCTTGCGTTCCCTTGAGGAGTTTGACCTTATTCTCCGGGATATTGAGAGCGAAAGCTATCAGCAGGTTGGGTTTAAAGGGGTTAAGGCTTCTGAACAGTTCATCAAGATTGCAGAAAAGGAGAGGGCGAAACTCACAAAAAAGATCGATCCCAAAGTCCTTGCTCAATATGAGCGGATAATGAAAAGGTATGGGGGTAGGGTGGTAGTTCAGGTAATTAGAGAATTCTGTGGCGGCTGTTATGTGAGGTTGCCTTCGGAACTGGCGGTGCGCTGCCGGACCGAACTGGTTACCTGCCCCAATTGCGGTCGTTTCCTCTACTGGGTTAAATAAAAAGCGAAGCTTTGGCTTTTTTCGTTTTTATCTTCGTTTCCGCGTTTGAATTTTCCCTTCCGGTCGGGGCCAGTAGTGGTATGGGAGCAGGGGTAGCGGTGGAGGATTGGCAGCATAGCCTTAAACTTAATCCCGCCCTCGCAACCAACCCACATCGCTTGGCGGGTGCCATTGTTTATGCTCAACCATATGGGTTAAAAGGGTTGAACTGTGCCGGGGTAGGGGTGAAATTTTCTTTGGGAATTTTTCATTCTGTCTCTGGCTTAGAGGTTCTAACCCTGAACGGTAACAACGAAGTTGATATTGCCGCAGCCGTGGCATTGCCGGTTGCCGAGGGTTGGTCGGGAGGGTTTGGAATTCACGGATTGGTTCAGCATTTTAAAGACATTACGCCTGATATTTTGCCCAGTTTTGACCTCGGGTTTCTGGGCACAATTGACCGCTTTTCTCTGGGAATAGCCCTTCAGCGGATTAACTCACCTCGCTTTCGCAGCGGTGACGAACTTTTTCCTGAATTCAGGGCGGGTTTGACTTGGAAGCCGGCTGAGTCGCTTCTATTGGCAATTGACCTTGAAAAAGAAAGGGAGGTTGAGCGCATTCTTGCCGGAACAGAATTTCAGCTTTTTGAAGAGGTAGTTATTCAAGGTGGGTTGGAGACATTTCCTTTCTGTCTGCGTGCCGGTCTGGTTCTCCAGTTTAACTGGCTGGGGATAAATTATGGTTATCAATACCATCCGCAAATGGGAGATACCCATACGGTGGGTATAAATTGCCAGTGGAAGTAGTCATCTTTCTCGCGGTCGGTTATTTTATGCCTTTTGAACTTGTTCCCGACCGGCAGCTGACGCCGGATGATGAGGAGGTTTATGAGCAGGTGGAGGACAGCCTGATTAAGATAGAGAGGTTTACGACCAAGGTACCAAGCCGTTCCCATTTACTCATCCGATTCAGGGTAGACTCCATCCGAAAAGGCATTGCTGAGCCAGGTAATTTTATTCGTCTTAACCTTTCAAAAAAGAATCAGGAGGCGTGCATTATCATTGAAAAGGATGCAGGGGAAAAACAGATTGCCGATTTCTGGGGAGGTGGTTTTTCTTTTAAGAGGGGTGAATGGCGGTTCACCTTCGGTGATTTTCTTTTGCATTTCGGTCGAGGATTGATTTTTTCTGCCCCCTCTGCTCGCTCGGGTTTCAGCGAAGTGGTTTTCGGTCAGAAAGAAAATGTTCTTGCCAGGTCAGCACAGGAGAATAGAAACCTGCGCGGTTTAAGGATTGACAGAACTTTTCAGAGGTTTACTTTTACCTGTTTAGGCTCCTATTCACCAAGGGATGCAACGCTGAATGCGGACGGAACGATCGCTCGGCTTAAATTCTGTGGTGTGCACCGAGATTCGGTTTCACTTAAGGAAAAGGGACAGGCGGCACAGATGCTTGTAGGGTTGATAGCGCAAATCCGTGGGAATGAACGTGTTTCAGCCGGACTGGCGGTTCAGGGGATAAGATTTAATCGCCCCTTTGCCCCCGATGATTCCGCATATTCATTTTATGGTCAGAACTTAGGGGCGCTTAGTCTTTTTTTGAAAGCGGGCGCAGGGGGTAGGAGCGGGGGGCTGGAACTCGCTACATCCTTACCTGATGCAATTGCGGTGTCGGCGGTGGTTGCTGTCAAGGAGGCCGGGATGAATGCGGTATTAGGAGGTTCGGTTTATTCTGCTCGCTTTTTCTCGCCTGCGGGTCGTGCCTATGGGCTTAGTCGGAGGTTTAGCCGGGCTGAGGTTAATGCCCATTTTGGTTATCACCAAGGAGGTTTTTCTGCAGCTGTTGAGGGTAACACCCGTCGTGATTATCTTACCGATTCCATTCCTGCGCGGTTACAGTTCAGAACCGGTTATGAGTCCAACCCGCTTCAGCTCAGGTTTATCTTGAGGGAAAGATTCCGTGCCGAAGACGAACAGTCACGGAGTGCAAGAATAGAAATAGAGACGGGCTGGCGAATAGTGATGATGCGGTTGGCTTTTGGTGATGAATACCCTTTAAATTCAGTTGGACGGGGGAGGATTGCCGAGTTGAATATCAGGACGGAAGCATCACCGGTTGACATTTCTCTTACTGGGATGCTGATTGATATTACCGGGAAGGGCATTAGGGTTTATGCCTCGGAGTCGGGCGTGATGCGGGTTGGAACAGGTTTTACTTCGGGTGAGTCGGCGCAGAGGTTGAGTATCACCGCTGCGGTAAAAATAAAAGAGTTGGGGAGGCTTGGTGCAAAATTGGGATTCACACATAAGGATGACTGGCAGCCCGATTTCGCCATGCAGGTAGAGGTGATAAATTAATGTTGTTTGATTATCATATTCATCCTGATTTTTCTCCTGATGCCCAGGGGAGTATCACTGATTACTGCAGGCAGGCATTGGCAATTGGCGTTAAAGAGTTATGCTTTACCACCCATTACGAACCCGACCCGGTGCGGGCAGAGATTGAAAGGATTATTGTCAGGGGTGAGGCAAGAGCGGTTGATTCGGACTGGACCAGTGCCTATCTGGAGGAGATTGAGCGTGCCCAGAGGGCTTTTCCCGAACTTGATATTCGTGCCGGGATTGAAATTGGTTATGAGATGGGGCTGGAGGGCAGGATTGCCGATTTTCTCTCTCAAAATCGGTTTGATTTTGTTCTTGGCGCGGTTCATTGCCTTGACCACATTTCCATCACCTCCAAGGGTGAAATTGATGAATTTCGCTTCCAATTGAAACCGCGGGGATCAGAGTTTATTGCTAAGCGTTATTTCGAGTATGTCCGGGCTGCAGCAGGTTCGGGTCTTTTTGACTGTCTTGCCCATCTTGATATCTGGCGGAAATGCATTTTGCCGGAGATGGGTACGGGTTTTCTTGATGCCATTGGACAATTTATTGAACCGATGGTGAGTGCAATTGCGCACTCCCGAACCGGTCTGGAGATAAACACCTCAGCATTCCGGCGGGGTGATGATGAGCCATATCCTCAGGAGGAGATAGTCCGATTAGCGGTTCAAAGAGGGGTAAGGATATTTACCATTGGCTCTGATTGCCATCGGGTTAGCGATTTGGGCAGCGGGATCAAAAGGGGTATGGAGGTTCTTTTGAAACTGGGTCTGGAGCCTGCTCGGTTTCAAAACCGGCAGATGATTTCGGGAGGTCAACTTAAATTACGAAACTGCGAAGGATGGCTGTTTCCAGCTCACTGGAAAAGGTATAAATTTAGTTAATCGTACTGGTAAGATGTTGTAGTTGATTAAAAGTGTGTTGACTTTTGATTTTGTTGGTAATAGAATAAAAGCATGAAAATCGGGCTGCCGCGGGCGTTGCTTTATTATCGTTATGGCAGGCTATGGGAGAGTTTTCTTGCCGAGTTGGGTGCCGAGGTGGTTATAAGCCGGAAGACCGATGAGGCGATTCTTGAAAATGGTCTTGCCTGTGTTTCGAGTGAGGTGTGTCTCCCGATAAAGATTGTGGCTGGACATATTATTGAACTTAAAGACCAGGTTGATGCCATCTTCTTTCCCCGCCTGGACTCCTTGCGTCACGGGCTTTATGCCTGTCCGAAGATGATTGGGATTGTTGATGTTGCCCGAATGCTTTTAAATGACAAGGTGCGTTTGATTGCGCCAACGATTAAGGGTGGGTTTGCCCGTGCTCATCTCCTTGCCGGTCTAAAGATTTGTTCCAATCCTTTAAAAGTGTGGCAGGCATGGCGCAGAGCCAGAGAGGTTCAGGTCAAGGCAAAGGTCAATGATTCTCAACCTCAACCGCTACCCATTCCGACCGTTGGTCTTATTAGCCATTTTTACAACCTT
This window harbors:
- a CDS encoding C4-type zinc ribbon domain-containing protein; translation: MNPKIETLRSLEEFDLILRDIESESYQQVGFKGVKASEQFIKIAEKERAKLTKKIDPKVLAQYERIMKRYGGRVVVQVIREFCGGCYVRLPSELAVRCRTELVTCPNCGRFLYWVK
- a CDS encoding acyl-CoA dehydratase activase-related protein, which gives rise to MKIGLPRALLYYRYGRLWESFLAELGAEVVISRKTDEAILENGLACVSSEVCLPIKIVAGHIIELKDQVDAIFFPRLDSLRHGLYACPKMIGIVDVARMLLNDKVRLIAPTIKGGFARAHLLAGLKICSNPLKVWQAWRRAREVQVKAKVNDSQPQPLPIPTVGLISHFYNLGDEFISGAIIRTFKENGYRIVTKEDLPQEILMNQDGFAGKIRWVYERELFNAFEYFLDKVDGFCMAVSMGCGPDSIVAEFMRERAQAAQVPFLLLVIDEHTGTAGIVTRVEAFVELMRRRRQVQLCA
- the rsfS gene encoding ribosome silencing factor; translation: MVKGDSSQVARRLAKIIEKKLGEDVVILDLREASPLADFFVIATASSTVHARAIADGLCDPRLLKGLKMPHHIEGWESGQWILLDYFDVIVHIFLAETREFYGLERLWGDVPRRRISQDKKEV
- a CDS encoding histidinol-phosphatase HisJ family protein, producing MLFDYHIHPDFSPDAQGSITDYCRQALAIGVKELCFTTHYEPDPVRAEIERIIVRGEARAVDSDWTSAYLEEIERAQRAFPELDIRAGIEIGYEMGLEGRIADFLSQNRFDFVLGAVHCLDHISITSKGEIDEFRFQLKPRGSEFIAKRYFEYVRAAAGSGLFDCLAHLDIWRKCILPEMGTGFLDAIGQFIEPMVSAIAHSRTGLEINTSAFRRGDDEPYPQEEIVRLAVQRGVRIFTIGSDCHRVSDLGSGIKRGMEVLLKLGLEPARFQNRQMISGGQLKLRNCEGWLFPAHWKRYKFS
- a CDS encoding PTS sugar transporter subunit IIA; amino-acid sequence: MNLTSLLRPDRINLHLASRKKPDVLKEMVMMIRSGESAEMLLQTLLKREELGSTGIGKGIAIPHGRSLLLDKLEIAVGRSDKGVEFDAVDRKPVHLLFLVMAPPQDPGNQYLITLGRIALVCQELTKRKQLFTAQTPDEFIEQVRLLEEKVK